One segment of Erigeron canadensis isolate Cc75 chromosome 2, C_canadensis_v1, whole genome shotgun sequence DNA contains the following:
- the LOC122590194 gene encoding aldehyde oxidase GLOX-like yields the protein MAFSATHIYHNLLVISFLVLLHALPCPAAGGSWSVLVPSIGISAMHMQLLPNDRVVMYDRTDFGISNISLPNGKCRPNSTDCSAHSVEYDVGSNTVRPLMVVTNVWCSSGTLMRDGTLVQTGGWADGYRRVRTYKSCDTCDWQEIPNGLNQQRWYATNHLLPDGRQIIIGGRQAFNYEFYPKMTANENSPSFPFLVQTNDPNIENNLYPFVFLYPDGNLFVFANNRAILFDYSKNQVLKTYPTMPGGQPRNYPSTGSAVLLPLQIKQGKVDTVEVLVCGGAPKGAFVNANNGKFDAALDTCGRIKISDPNPQWIMETMPLARVMGDMLLLPNGHVLIINGASAGVAGWELGRNPVLSPVSYRPDNSIGSRFEVQNPSTKPRVYHSTAGLLRDGRVLVGGSNPHDKYVFTNVLYPTELSLEAFSPSYLDSSSSALRPRIISPKTKTAIRFGKRVAITFTVSGPVDLKSVIVTIVSPSFNTHSFSMNQRLLVLDSGNSTKAAGKTTYKVGVTAPPSGNIAPTGNYLLFVVHKEIPSPGIWVRMQK from the coding sequence ATGGCATTCTCCGCCACACACATTTATCACAATCTTCTGGTCATTTCCTTCCTTGTCCTCCTTCATGCACTACCGTGTCCTGCTGCTGGCGGATCATGGTCTGTGCTCGTCCCAAGTATTGGCATATCCGCCATGCACATGCAACTACTCCCAAACGACCGTGTTGTAATGTATGATCGTACTGATTTTGGTATCTCCAACATCTCTCTTCCAAATGGCAAGTGCCGCCCTAACTCAACAGACTGCTCTGCCCACTCTGTCGAGTATGATGTTGGCTCCAACACCGTACGCCCACTCATGGTAGTCACAAATGTATGGTGCTCCTCGGGAACTTTAATGCGTGATGGCACTTTAGTCCAGACAGGTGGTTGGGCTGATGGTTATCGCAGGGTCAGAACTTATAAATCATGTGACACATGTGATTGGCAAGAGATACCGAATGGCTTGAACCAACAGAGATGGTATGCAACCAATCACTTATTGCCTGACGGACGACAAATTATCATTGGCGGTCGCCAGGCATTTAATTATGAGTTCTACCCAAAGATGACCGCCAATGAGAACTCTCCCAGCTTTCCATTTTTGGTTCAGACAAATGACCCGAATATTGAGAATAATTTATACCCATTTGTATTTCTCTACCCTGATGGaaatttgtttgtgtttgcAAATAACCGTGCAATTTTATTTGACTACTCTAAGAACCAAGTTCTCAAAACGTACCCGACAATGCCCGGCGGTCAACCAAGGAACTACCCGAGCACGGGCTCTGCTGTTCTACTCCCTTTGCAGATAAAACAAGGGAAAGTGGATACAGTTGAAGTGTTGGTTTGTGGTGGTGCTCCAAAAGGAGCATTCGTTAATGCTAATaatggaaaatttgatgcagCTCTGGATACATGTGGACGGATTAAAATATCCGACCCAAACCCCCAATGGATCATGGAAACCATGCCTTTGGCTAGAGTCATGGGTGACATGTTGTTGCTTCCCAATGGACACGTTTTGATCATCAATGGTGCATCTGCAGGGGTTGCCGGGTGGGAACTTGGGAGGAACCCGGTTCTCAGCCCTGTATCTTATAGACCTGATAACTCAATCGGGTCTCGTTTTGAGGTGCAGAATCCAAGTACAAAACCAAGAGTGTACCATTCTACTGCAGGTCTACTACGAGATGGTCGGGTTCTAGTTGGTGGAAGCAACCCACACGACAAGTATGTGTTTACAAATGTGCTTTATCCTACTGAGTTGAGTTTGGAGGCATTTTCGCCCTCTTATCTAGATTCAAGCTCTTCTGCTTTACGCCCCAGAATAATTTCACCCAAAACCAAAACTGCAATACGCTTTGGAAAACGAGTGGCTATTACATTTACAGTATCAGGCCCCGTGGATCTAAAATCAGTCATTGTAACAATAGTATCCCCGTCATTTAACACACACTCGTTTTCTATGAACCAAAGGTTATTGGTGCTTGATAGCGGTAACTCCACCAAGGCTGCGGGAAAGACTACGTATAAAGTAGGCGTGACTGCACCTCCATCCGGTAACATTGCACCAACCGGGAACTATCTACTATTTGTTGTTCATAAAGAAATCCCAAGTCCAGGAATTTGGGTGCGAATGCAGAAATAA
- the LOC122590197 gene encoding aldehyde oxidase GLOX1-like: MAFFTTFLYRHLFLFLVFLVHAPPSLAAGGSWSVLVPSIGISAMHMQLLPNDRVVMYDRTDFGTSNISLPNGKCRPNSTDCSAHSVEYDVGSNTVRPLMVLTNVWCSSGTLMRDGTLVQTGGWADGYRRVRTYKSCSTCDWKEIPNGLNQQRWYATNHLLPDGRQIIIGGRQAFNYEFYPKMSASENSPSFPFLVQTNDPNVENNLYPFVFLYPDGNLFVFANNRAILFDYSKNQVIKTYPTMPGGQPRNYPSTGSAVLLPMQIKQGKVDTVEVLVCGGAPKGAFVNANNGKFDAALDTCGRIKISDPNPQWIMETMPLARVMGDMLLLPNGHILIINGASAGVAGWELGRNPVLSPVSYRPDNQVGSRFEVQNPSTKPRVYHSTAVLLRDGRVLVGGSNPHDKYVFTNVLYPTELSLEAFSPSYLDSASSSLRPRIISPKTKAKIRYGKRVAITFTVSGSVDINSVSVTMVSPSFNTHSFSMNQRLLVLDTGNSTKVVRKSTYKVGVMAPLSGNIAPMGNYLLFVVHKEIPSPGIWVQMQR, from the coding sequence ATGGCCTTTTTCACAACCTTTCTTTATCGCCATCTTTTCCTTTTCCTAGTTTTCCTAGTTCACGCCCCACCAAGCCTTGCTGCAGGTGGATCATGGTCCGTCCTTGTCCCAAGCATTGGCATCTCCGCCATGCACATGCAGCTACTTCCCAATGACCGGGTGGTAATGTATGATCGTACCGACTTTGGTACCTCCAACATCTCTCTTCCAAATGGCAAATGCCGCCCTAACTCAACTGACTGCTCTGCCCACTCTGTAGAGTATGATGTTGGTTCCAATACTGTACGACCACTCATGGTACTCACAAATGTATGGTGTTCCTCAGGAACTTTAATGCGTGATGGAACTTTAGTCCAGACAGGCGGCTGGGCTGATGGTTATCGCAGGGTCAGAACTTATAAATCATGCAGCACATGTGATTGGAAAGAGATACCAAATGGCTTGAACCAACAGAGATGGTATGCGACAAATCATCTATTACCTGACGGGCGCCAAATTATCATTGGTGGCCGCCAGGCATTTAACTATGAATTCTACCCAAAGATGTCAGCCTCCGAGAACTCTCCCAGCTTTCCATTTTTGGTTCAGACGAATGACCCAAATGTTGAAAATAATTTATACCCATTCGTATTTCTGTATCCTGATggaaatttgtttgtttttgccAACAACCGCGCAATTTTATTTGACTACTCTAAGAATCAAGTTATAAAGACCTATCCGACAATGCCTGGTGGTCAACCAAGAAACTACCCAAGCACGGGCTCTGCTGTTCTACTCCCTATGCAGATAAAACAAGGGAAAGTGGATACAGTTGAAGTATTGGTTTGTGGTGGCGCACCCAAAGGAGCATTCGTTAATGCTAACaatggaaaatttgatgctGCTCTGGATACATGTGGACGGATTAAAATATCCGACCCAAATCCCCAATGGATCATGGAAACCATGCCTCTGGCTCGAGTCATGGGTGACATGTTACTGCTTCCCAACGGTCACATTTTGATCATCAATGGCGCATCAGCTGGGGTTGCTGGTTGGGAACTAGGGAGGAACCCGGTTCTCAGCCCTGTATCTTATAGACCAGATAACCAAGTTGGGTCTCGATTCGAGGTGCAGAATCCAAGCACAAAACCAAGAGTGTACCATTCTACAGCTGTTTTACTACGTGATGGGCGAGTTCTTGTTGGCGGAAGCAACCCTCATGACAAGTATGTGTTCACAAATGTGTTGTATCCTACTGAACTGAGCTTGGAGGCATTTTCTCCTTCTTATTTAGATTCAGCTTCGTCGTCTTTACGTCCAAGGATAATCTCACCCAAGACTAAAGCTAAGATCCGTTATGGAAAACGGGTGGCCATTACATTTACTGTATCAGGTTCTGTGGATATAAATTCAGTGAGCGTGACAATGGTGTCGCCTTCATTTAACACACACTCGTTTTCTATGAATCAAAGGTTGTTGGTGCTAGATACGGGCAACTCCACTAAGGTTGTTAGAAAGTCTACCTACAAAGTTGGTGTGATGGCACCTTTATCTGGTAACATTGCACCAATGGGGAATTATCTTCTGTTTGTGGTTCATAAAGAAATTCCGAGTCCAGGCATTTGGGTCCAAATGCAGCGATAA
- the LOC122590193 gene encoding aldehyde oxidase GLOX-like: MAFSATHIYHNLLLISFFLLIHALPCPAAGGSWSVLVPSIGISAMHMQLLPNDRVVMYDRTDFGISNISLPNGKCRPNSTDCSAHSVEYDVGSNTVRPLMVLTNVLCSSGTLMPDGNLVQTGGWQDGYRTVRTYKSCDTCDWQEIPNGLNQRRWYATNHLLPDGRQIIIGGRRAFNYEFYPKRTASENSPNFPFLVQTNDPNVENNLYPFVFLFPDGNLFVFANNRAILFDYSKNQVLKTYPTMPGGQPRSYPSSGSAVLLPLQIKQGKVNTVEVLVCGGAPKGAFINANNGNFDAALNSCGRIKISDPNPQWVMETMPLARVMGDMLLLPNGHILIINGASSGVAGWELGRNPVLSPVSYKPDNQMGSRFEVLNPSTKPRLYHSTAVLLRDGRVLVGGSNPHSKYVFTNVLYPTELSLEAFSPSYLDSSSSAVRPKIISPKTKTSIRFGKTVAITFTVSGPVDLKSVIVTMVSPSFNTHSFSMNQRLLVLDSGNSTKAAGKSTYKVGVTTPPSGNIAPAGNYLLFVVHKEIPSAGIWVRMQK; the protein is encoded by the coding sequence ATGGCATTCTCGGCCACACATATTTATCACAATCTTCTGCTCatttccttctttcttctcaTTCATGCATTACCGTGTCCTGCTGCTGGTGGATCCTGGTCGGTGCTCGTCCCAAGTATTGGCATATCCGCCATGCACATGCAACTACTCCCAAACGACCGTGTTGTAATGTATGATCGTACTGATTTTGGTATCTCCAACATCTCTCTTCCAAATGGCAAGTGCCGTCCTAACTCAACAGACTGCTCTGCCCACTCTGTCGAGTATGATGTTGGCTCCAACACCGTACGCCCACTCATGGTACTCACCAATGTATTGTGTTCTTCAGGAACTTTAATGCCTGATGGCAATTTAGTCCAGACAGGCGGTTGGCAAGATGGTTATCGCACGGTTAGAACTTATAAATCATGTGACACATGTGATTGGCAAGAGATACCAAATGGCTTGAACCAACGAAGATGGTATGCGACCAATCACTTATTGCCTGACGGGCGACAAATTATCATTGGTGGCCGTCGAGCATTTAATTATGAGTTCTACCCAAAGAGGACCGCCAGTGAGAACTCTCCCAACTTTCCATTTTTGGTCCAGACGAATGACCCGAATGTTGAGAATAATTTATACCCATTTGTATTTCTCTTCCCTGATGGAAACTTGTTTGTGTTTGCAAATAACCGCGCAATTTTATTCGACTACTCTAAGAACCAAGTTCTAAAGACTTACCCGACAATGCCTGGTGGTCAACCAAGGAGCTACCCAAGCTCGGGCTCTGCTGTTCTACTCCCTTTGCAGATAAAACAAGGAAAAGTGAATACTGTGGAAGTATTGGTTTGTGGTGGTGCTCCAAAAGGAGCATTCATCAATGCAAATAATGGAAATTTTGATGCAGCTCTAAATTCATGTGGACGGATTAAAATATCCGACCCAAATCCCCAATGGGTCATGGAAACCATGCCTTTGGCTCGAGTTATGGGTGACATGTTGTTGCTTCCCAACGGACACATTTTGATCATCAATGGTGCATCATCTGGGGTTGCCGGGTGGGAACTTGGGAGGAACCCGGTTCTCAGCCCTGTATCTTATAAACCTGATAATCAAATGGGGTCTCGATTTGAGGTGCTGAATCCAAGCACAAAACCAAGACTATACCATTCTACAGCAGTTCTATTACGAGATGGTCGGGTTCTAGTTGGTGGAAGCAACCCGCACAGCAAGTATGTGTTCACAAATGTGCTTTATCCTACTGAACTGAGCTTGGAGGCATTTTCTCCCTCTTACCTGGATTCAAGCTCTTCTGCTGTACGCCCCAAGATAATCTCACCCAAGACTAAAACTTCAATCCGCTTTGGAAAAACAGTGGCTATTACATTTACAGTGTCTGGCCCTGTGGATCTCAAATCAGTCATTGTAACAATGGTATCACCTTCATTTAACACACACTCGTTTTCTATGAACCAAAGGTTATTGGTGCTTGATAGCGGTAACTCCACCAAGGCTGCTGGAAAGTCTACGTATAAAGTAGGCGTGACTACACCACCATCCGGTAACATTGCACCAGCCGGGAATTATCTACTATTTGTTGTTCATAAAGAAATTCCAAGTGCAGGAATTTGGGTGCGAATGCAGAAATAA
- the LOC122589660 gene encoding aldehyde oxidase GLOX1-like — MYLHPPLLYFLLLVPPCLAAGGSWSMLLPSIGISAMHMQLLPNDRVVMFDRTGFGTSQISLPNGKCHHNKTDCSAHSVEYDVASNSIRPLMVLTDFWCSSGALMPDGKLTQTGGWGDGFRVVRNYKSCDTCDWQEMQNGLNQPRWYATNQILPDGRQIIIGGRDTFNYEFYPKKSPTEGSYSLPFLVQTREPNNENNLYPFVFLNTDGNLFIFANNRAILFDYSKNRVIRTYPTIPGGQPRNYPSTGSAVLLPLRVTNGMVNVVEVLVCGGAPKGSFINALNGKFDRALDTCGRIRISDQNPQWFMEIMPFARVVSDMLLLPNGHVLNINGVSAGTAGWELGRNPVLHPVVYRPDNPVGSRFQVQNPGTKPRVYHSAVVLLRDGRVLVGGSNPHDKYIFSNVLYPTELSLEAFSPSYLDSSSLTLRPNIISPKTRTMVHYGQKMVIRFTVPGPVDLHSVSVTMIVPSFNTHSFSMNQRLLVLDNANSTNLVRQSYYTVDVTTPPSGNIAPAGYYLLFVVHKEIPSPGIWIRIQ; from the coding sequence ATGTATCTGCATCCACCCTTGCTCTACTTCCTCCTCCTTGTGCCACCATGTCTAGCCGCAGGCGGGTCGTGGTCTATGCTCCTTCCAAGCATTGGTATCTCAGCCATGCACATGCAACTTCTCCCTAACGATCGTGTTGTAATGTTTGATCGCACTGGCTTTGGCACCTCCCAAATATCCCTTCCAAATGGCAAATGTCATCACAACAAAACCGATTGCTCTGCCCATTCTGTCGAGTATGATGTTGCGTCTAACTCCATACGTCCACTTATGGTGCTCACGGATTTTTGGTGTTCCTCTGGAGCTTTAATGCCAGATGGAAAATTGACACAGACTGGAGGATGGGGTGATGGTTTTCGTGTTGTCCGAAATTACAAATCTTGTGATACATGTGACTGGCAAGAGATGCAAAATGGGCTGAATCAACCAAGATGGTATGCAACCAATCAGATACTGCCTGACGGCCGCCAAATTATCATTGGCGGCCGTGACACATTTAACTATGAGTTCTACCCTAAAAAATCTCCCACTGAGGGCTCATATAGTTTACCCTTCTTGGTTCAAACTAGAGAACCCAACaatgaaaataatttatatcCATTTGTTTTTCTCAATACAGACGGCAATTTGTTCATTTTTGCAAATAATCGTGCTATTTTATTTGACTACTCAAAGAACCGGGTCATAAGGACATACCCAACAATACCAGGTGGTCAACCAAGGAATTACCCAAGTACTGGCTCTGCAGTACTACTGCCATTGCGGGTAACAAATGGGATGGTAAATGTGGTAGAAGTATTGGTGTGTGGAGGTGCACCCAAAGGATCATTTATCAATGCTTTAAATGGAAAATTTGATAGAGCCTTGGATACTTGCGGTCGGATCAGAATATCTGACCAAAATCCCCAATGGTTCATGGAAATCATGCCTTTTGCGCGAGTGGTGAGTGACATGTTGCTGCTCCCAAACGGCCATGTATTAAACATCAACGGTGTGTCGGCTGGGACTGCAGGGTGGGAGCTTGGGAGGAATCCGGTTCTGCATCCAGTAGTTTATCGACCCGATAACCCAGTTGGGTCTAGATTTCAGGTGCAAAATCCAGGAACCAAACCTCGAGTATACCATTCTGCAGTGGTTTTATTAAGAGATGGTCGGGTGCTAGTTGGTGGTAGTAATCCGCATGATAAATACATATTCTCGAATGTACTTTATCCAACAGAATTGAGCTTGGAAGCATTTTCACCTTCTTATTTGGATTCAAGCTCCCTAACACTACGTCCCAACATAATCTCACCCAAAACCAGAACAATGGTGCACTATGGTCAAAAGATGGTTATCAGATTTACCGTGCCAGGCCCTGTAGATTTGCATTCGGTGTCTGTGACAATGATAGTACCATCATTTAACACGCACTCGTTTTCTATGAATCAGAGGTTGTTAGTCCTTGACAACGCCAACTCCACCAATTTGGTCAGGCAATCTTACTATACTGTCGATGTGACCACCCCTCCCTCTGGTAACATTGCTCCAGCTGGTTATTATCTTCTGTTTGTGGTTCATAAAGAAATCCCAAGTCCTGGCATTTGGATCCGAATtcagtga
- the LOC122586984 gene encoding histone H3.3: MARTKQTARKSTGGKAPRKQLATKAARKSAPTTGGVKKPHRYRPGTVALREIRKYQKSTELLIRKLPFQRLVREIAQDFKTDLRFQSHAVLALQEAAEAYLVGLFEDTNLCAIHAKRVTIMPKDIQLARRIRGERA, encoded by the exons ATGGCTCGTACTAAGCAAACTGCTCGTAAATCCACCGGTGGAAAAGCTCCCCGGAAACAACTTGCTACCAAGGCTGCTAGGAAATCTGCTCCGACTACCGGCGGTGTGAAGAAACCTCATCGTTATCGTCCCGGAACCGTCGCTCTCCG TGAGATCCGTAAGTATCAAAAGAGCACAGagcttttgatccgtaagttgCCGTTCCAGAGGCTCGTTCGTGAAATTGCTCAGGACTTCAag ACTGATTTGAGGTTCCAGAGCCATGCTGTGTTGGCACTACAAGAGGCAGCTGAGGCATACCTTGTGGGACTATTTGAAGATACTAACCTCTGCGCAATTCACGCTAAGCGTGTGACGATAATGCCCAAGGACATTCAATTGGCCAGGCGTATCCGTGGGGAGCGTGCTTAG
- the LOC122588261 gene encoding uncharacterized protein LOC122588261 has protein sequence MSTRASGKPLVKATSNPDKLKKHTKPQTSHPSSSAPTYIDTTPRPRPDRIPHETYYESGSTEWGYYSEKEEPTSDRTPTPPESPKPNINMAGQQNNPPDLFNTKIEDLPRTIPTSRQSAIVSPAIDTFTVKGNHLQMVKDLCFDGRNKRDPHEHLDKFEMICNLFNYGENQANNVKMKLFPMSLAGEAHKWLKGLAPNSLTTWEAVREALIERFFPANRERELRLIIRSFRQDEDESIVEAWLRMKDLLWKCLGHGVSDTEIVGIFLDGMNMESYEKMVMTCGGSTTYKTSSEIWKMFEDMAKAQVSRSPSRDRRDKRTRRVVARVDGGETSEVVSEIRALSRHMDERFSMVENNFGGLERDVKIMAGGCVHCGGPHDADECDQMVREDVNYVHNQRSGQYQPLFQRGGNYQGRHQGNSSNSSNSFYNNRGGNSQNRWQKDDNQGPPQQQQPPSPPRIDDNGEDTPSLAAMMAKFLDKQEKTEEAQEKRNASMENYSKLLNDKIGGLHVKIDESNRNNHALISNLEKRLDRMGNSKRQPGTLPSDTQQNPNQSQGGSWRSGDDKYKGPQHRNETVNAITTRFGKVTTPPKGNSFVPNASPSAENFDEEFDDEVEMESPPGVTTTVPKATPIKEPEIKPYKPKVPFPQRLRKEKLQDQYNKFFDMIKTVTINVPLVDLISGMPNYAKFIKELVTDKKKLDEAKATFMNEECSAVIKNKLPPKLSDPGSFLIACSFGTKLSCKALADLGASINLMPY, from the coding sequence ATGAGCACTAGAGCTTCGGGGAAACCGTTAGTGAAGGCCACATCTAACCCTGACAAACTCAAAAAGCACACCAAACCACAAACATCACACCCGTCATCATCCGCACCCACTTACATAGACACCACTCCTAGACCTAGACCCGACCGCATACCACACGAGACTTATTACGAGTCGGGAAGTACCGAGTGGGGTTACTATTCTGAAAAAGAAGAACCGACTTCCGATAGAACACCTACTCCACCCGAATCACCAAAACCAAACATCAACATGGCCGGACAACAAAATAATCCACCCGACCTTTTTAACACCAAAATCGAGGACTTACCTCGAACCATACCAACCTCTCGCCAATCCGCCATTGTTAGCCCCGCCATTGACACTTTCACCGTGAAAGGCAACCACTTGCAAATGGTCAAGGATTTGTGTTTTGACGGGAGAAACAAGAGGGATCCTCATGAGCATCTCGACAAGTTTGAGATGATTTGCAACTTGTTCAACTACGGGGAGAACCAAGCTAACAATGTCAAGATGAAGCTTTTTCCTATGTCTCTAGCGGGGGAAGCTCATAAATGGTTAAAAGGGTTAGCACCAAATAGCTTGACCACATGGGAGGCGGTTAGAGAAGCTTTGATTGAAAGATTCTTTCCGGCAAATCGGGAAAGAGAACTTAGGCTTATAATCCGTTCTTTTAGGCAAGATGAGGATGAGTCCATTGTTGAAGCTTGGTTAAGAATGAAAGATCTTTTGTGGAAATGCCTCGGGCATGGGGTAAGTGATACCGAGATTGTTGGCATATTCTTGGATGGAATGAATATGGAAAGTTATGAGAAGATGGTCATGACTTGTGGGGGTAGTACTACTTACAAGACTTCTAGTGAGATTTGGAAGATGTTTGAGGATATGGCTAAGGCTCAAGTTTCGAGGTCTCCTAGTAGGGATCGTAGGGATAAAAGGACACGTCGAGTGGTAGCCCGGGTTGATGGGGGAGAGACGTCCGAGGTAGTTAGCGAGATCAGAGCGCTCTCAAGGCACATGGATGAGAGGTTTTCGATggtggaaaacaattttggaggaTTAGAGCGCGATGTTAAGATCATGGCCGGGGGATGTGTTCATTGTGGTGGACCACATGACGCCGATGAATGTGATCAAATGGTTAGGGAAGACGTAAATTATGTGCACAACCAAAGATCCGGTCAATATCAACCGCTTTTCCAACGTGGTGGCAACTACCAAGGCCGTCACCAAGGTAACTCTTCAAACTCTTCTAATTCTTTTTATAACAATCGTGGTGGCAACTCTCAAAATAGATGGCAAAAGGATGACAACCAAGGACCgcctcaacaacaacaaccacctTCACCTCCAAGGATTGATGACAATGGGGAAGACACCCCATCTCTTGCGGCCATGATGGCCAAGTTCTTGGATAAGCAAGAAAAAACGGAGGAGGCTCAAGAGAAGCGGAATGCTTCAATGGAGAACTATTCGAAACTTTTGAATGATAAGATTGGGGGTTTGCATGTAAAGATCGATGAGAGCAACCGGAACAACCATGCCTTGATATCTAATCTAGAAAAGAGGTTGGATAGGATGGGGAACTCTAAAAGGCAGCCGGGTACACTTCCAAGTGACACCCAACAAAACCCAAATCAAAGCCAGGGAGGGTCGTGGAGAAGTGGGGATGACAAGTACAAAGGACCCCAACACCGAAATGAGACCGTAAATGCAATAACAACACGGTTCGGTAAAGTAACCACTCCTCCTAAAGGTAACTCTTTTGTTCCTAACGCATCTCCTAGTGCAGAAAATTTcgatgaagaatttgatgatgaaGTGGAGATGGAGTCACCACCGGGTGTGACAACTACGGTTCCTAAAGCTACACCAATCAAGGAACCCGAAATCAAGCCTTACAAGCCCAAGGTTCCATTTCCTCAACGTTTGAGGAAGGAAAAGCTTCAAGACCAATACAACAAGTTCTTTGATATGATCAAGACGGTGACAATCAATGTCCCACTAGTTGACCTCATTTCGGGCATGCCTAACTATGCCAAATTCATCAAGGAGCTAGTAACGGACAAGAAGAAGCTAGATGAAGCAAAAGCAACCTTTATGAATGAAGAATGCTCGGCGGTGATTAAAAACAAGCTTCCACCAAAGCTTTccgatccagggagttttctcaTTGCTTGTTCTTTTGGTACTAAATTATCTTGCAAAGCTTTAGCCGACCTTGGGGCTAGCATCAACTTGATGCCATATTAA